The following is a genomic window from Rhododendron vialii isolate Sample 1 chromosome 9a, ASM3025357v1.
GTCTCTTACTGTATAAGATATTCGAAGTGATTTTATGTCCAGTTGCTTTTGTCATCGCTTCCCTAAGGTGCGTGAACTTacccccttctttttttttttttatcaggcATTCGCTTGCTTAATTTTGATAGGATgttttgcaataaaaaaaatgatacgtTTCTTCTAGTTTTAGATGCAATTGTcatctcctctttctttttttttccttaacttCCTTCGTCACTTGGCTAAATCTTGATATCTGTTTTTTCACAGCTGTTAAATTAGTTGTGTTCTATACGGTGTTCTTCATCGTAGGTAAGACACTAAGACCTTATACTTCCTATGAGCCTATTTTTGGTGAACCATCTTAAAGACATCTTTTAATATACTGAGAAATGACCTTGAATAttaattacccaaaaagaaaagaaaagacctTGAATAAATAAACCAAAAGCATAGAGTACATGAAGGACCAAATGTAACTTGACAGACaaatatgtacttatatatatacacacacgcgtGCACACATATATAGTGTGCGAGTTAGTGTGAATAAATGTTTCTATCTTCCGttgtacccaaaaaagaaaggaagaaagaataTATGTTTTAGcataatactccttccgtcctgatttgtttgtctactttttgactttaACTTGTCCCAAATTGTTTATCCAACTAGAAGTTGACTAGAAAAATGTCCTCAATGCCCTTtcacttttttcaaaattcatgtaTTGGGAAATGTGGACTCTCATAAATTGCCCAAAAGTAAGAGTATTTTTGGAAACCCAAAATATTTTGAGTGTAATCATTATGCttccttaataagttagaattttaagattggacaaacaaattgagatgaAGAATGTATGTTGAAGCAAGATTACATGCAAATAAGATAATTCTGGAAAGtatagttttgattttgttgcttAATTTTCTTTCACTGCGCGCGTTACACAGGACTGATCGTAGCAGCAAGGCTTCTGTGTGTACCATGTGTGTTTGGGTTTTTAATCTATAAGTTCAGCATAAGACATGTATCCACGTTTGATAGCATAGAAGGTTTCTTGCAAGGTCAGAATCACCTTGTGCCTATTAGGTACTCCTACTCGGACATCAAGAAGATGACAAATGGTTTTAGGGACAAGTTAGGGGAAGGAGGCTATGGTTCTGTATACAAAGGGAAGCTCAGAAGTGGCTCTTTCGTAGCAGTTAAAATGCTAAGCAAGCCGAAAGCTAATGGACAAGACTTTATCAACGAAGTTGCGACCATTGGAAGGATTCATCATGTCAATGTTGTTGAGCTAATTGGATATTGCGCCGAGAGATCTAAGCGTGCTCTTGTGTATGACTTCATGCCTAATGGGTCTCTAGAGAAGTACATCTCTTCTCCAGAAGGAAAATTGTCCTTAAGTTATAAGCAAATGTATGAAATTTCTCTGGGAGTGGCTCGTGGTATTGGATATCTGCATCAGGGTTGTGACATGCAGATCTTGCATTTTGATATAAAGCCTCATAACATTCTTCTTGACGAGAATTTCACTCCAAAAGTTTCAGATTTTGGGCTTGCAAAATTGTATCCAACAGACGAGAACACTGTGACCGTGACTGCAGCAAGAGGAACCTTGGGCTATATGGCTCCAGAGTTTTTCTACCAAAACATCGGAGGTGTTTCCCATAAAGCTGACATCTATAGTTTCGGAATGTTGTTGATGGAAATGGCAGGCAAGAGAAGAAATTGGAATTCATCAGCTAATTCAAgccaaatttttttcccttcttgggTTTATAATCAATTCTCTGAAGGAAAGAACGTACAAATCGAAGAGACCACCGAGGAGGAGAGTAAGATGGTAAACAAGATGATGTTAGTGGCGTTATGGTGTATACAAATGAGGCCTAGTGACCGTCCTTCGGTGAACAAAGTTGTTGAGATGCTTGAAGGAAATATAGAATTGCTTCACACGCCTCCAAAGCCTTTTCTGTATTCACAAGGTATGCAGGCCGAGAATAATGAAATGAATGAAAGATTGTCCAATCTGTCAGGTGCTTGTATGGATTCTCTCACCCGTGATATAAGTGGTGGACGCTAAATTTTCAAGACCAAACATCCTGTATTTACAAATAATAATGTTGGTTCCATATGATTTAGATTTGATGTTTTTAAAAGACAACACTTCATGTATAAGTTGCTTTTCTTCGTAGGCAATTGCTCAGAAGACCATGTGACTTGGTTTTAGATCTGACAAGGGGAACACTGACGTTGTCTATGTTAAGTTGTTCAAGAAGAGGAAATCTTCTTTACCGCTGTTCTATAAAGAAGAAGTTACGGAGCTCAATCGCAATTgttcaaagtgtttttggacgaTACGGATTGAAAACCAATTACGACCGGTAATAATTGATTGTGAttaacttttccttggaagagtttcattaaaatctagaccgtctaAAACCGAAATGGACACGAGAGATTGAACAACTCCATGAACAGAATGTTCGCGGAGGctccgggaaaaaaaaactctcgtTCAATAATTGTTTCACTGTTTATGTTAATGGGGTCGAGATTTGTCTCATAGACTAACTAATCTGGTGTTTACACCATTTACTTTGACTAGAAATCTATGA
Proteins encoded in this region:
- the LOC131299837 gene encoding rust resistance kinase Lr10-like — protein: YVSSSFRCNCHLLFLFFSLTSFVTWLNLDICFFTAVKLVVFYTVFFIVGLIVAARLLCVPCVFGFLIYKFSIRHVSTFDSIEGFLQGQNHLVPIRYSYSDIKKMTNGFRDKLGEGGYGSVYKGKLRSGSFVAVKMLSKPKANGQDFINEVATIGRIHHVNVVELIGYCAERSKRALVYDFMPNGSLEKYISSPEGKLSLSYKQMYEISLGVARGIGYLHQGCDMQILHFDIKPHNILLDENFTPKVSDFGLAKLYPTDENTVTVTAARGTLGYMAPEFFYQNIGGVSHKADIYSFGMLLMEMAGKRRNWNSSANSSQIFFPSWVYNQFSEGKNVQIEETTEEESKMVNKMMLVALWCIQMRPSDRPSVNKVVEMLEGNIELLHTPPKPFLYSQGMQAENNEMNERLSNLSGACMDSLTRDISGGR